The following are encoded together in the Streptococcus oralis genome:
- a CDS encoding Y-family DNA polymerase produces MGYFDYSREPKSDIAFVDMKSFYASVECVKRGLHPLKTSLCVMSRADNSTGLILASSPMFKKIFGKSNVGRAYDLPFDIKTRKFSYYNARKQGLPTDSDYVRYIEDWAQVTLIVPPRMDEYIAVNMEIQRIFQNYGSPDDIYPYSIDEGFIDLTSSLNYFIPDKSISRKDKLDLLSARIQRDIWRQTGIYSTVGMSNANPLLAKLALDNEAKHTPTMRANWSYQDVEEKVWAIPKMTDFWGIGRRMEKRLHALGIFSIRELATSNPDQLQKALGQAGLRLWFHANGIDESNVHRPYKAKSQGLGNSQILPRDYVKLRDIEIILREMAEQVAIRLRRAGKKTTLVSIYVGFSKQEVRPSIHTQMKVEPTNNTAILTDYVLKLFHNKYTSGAVRSVGVNYSGFVDESFGLISLFDDVDKLEKEERLQTAIDSIREQFGFTSLLKANALEEASRSLARSKLIGGHSAGGLDGLK; encoded by the coding sequence ATGGGCTACTTTGATTATTCCAGAGAGCCCAAAAGTGATATTGCCTTTGTTGATATGAAATCTTTTTATGCCAGTGTCGAGTGTGTGAAAAGGGGCTTGCATCCGCTGAAGACCTCGCTTTGTGTCATGAGTCGCGCGGATAATTCTACTGGTCTTATCCTAGCTTCCTCTCCCATGTTTAAGAAGATTTTTGGCAAGTCCAATGTTGGCCGGGCCTATGATCTGCCTTTTGATATCAAAACGCGCAAATTTTCCTATTACAATGCTCGAAAGCAAGGCTTGCCTACTGACTCAGACTATGTTCGCTACATCGAAGATTGGGCTCAAGTGACCTTGATTGTGCCACCTAGGATGGACGAATACATAGCGGTCAATATGGAAATCCAGCGAATCTTTCAAAACTATGGTAGTCCAGATGATATTTATCCCTACTCTATCGATGAGGGCTTTATCGATCTGACTAGTTCGCTCAACTATTTTATCCCAGACAAGAGTATCTCTCGCAAAGACAAGCTGGATCTGCTTTCTGCTCGCATCCAGAGGGATATTTGGAGGCAGACAGGGATCTACTCTACAGTGGGTATGTCCAATGCCAATCCCTTACTGGCTAAATTGGCTCTGGATAATGAGGCCAAGCACACTCCGACCATGAGGGCCAACTGGTCTTACCAGGATGTGGAAGAGAAGGTTTGGGCCATTCCTAAGATGACGGACTTTTGGGGGATTGGCAGGCGGATGGAGAAACGCTTGCATGCTCTGGGGATTTTTTCCATCAGAGAATTAGCTACAAGCAACCCAGACCAGCTACAGAAGGCTCTGGGTCAGGCTGGCCTGCGTTTGTGGTTTCATGCTAACGGGATTGATGAGAGCAATGTTCACAGGCCCTATAAAGCTAAGTCCCAAGGGTTAGGAAATTCTCAAATCTTGCCGAGAGACTATGTAAAGCTACGGGATATTGAAATTATTCTCCGAGAAATGGCGGAGCAGGTGGCTATTAGGCTGAGAAGGGCGGGCAAGAAAACAACCCTTGTCTCTATCTATGTCGGTTTCTCTAAACAGGAGGTTAGGCCGTCTATTCACACACAAATGAAGGTCGAACCTACCAATAATACAGCTATCTTAACGGATTATGTTTTGAAGTTATTTCATAATAAATACACTTCTGGAGCGGTCAGAAGTGTTGGAGTCAATTATTCAGGATTTGTGGACGAGTCCTTTGGCTTGATCTCCCTCTTTGATGATGTTGACAAGTTAGAAAAAGAAGAAAGGCTCCAGACGGCTATTGACTCCATTCGGGAACAATTTGGTTTTACCTCCCTTTTAAAGGCCAATGCACTGGAAGAAGCCTCTAGGAGTCTTGCTAGAAGCAAGCTGATTGGGGGGCATTCTGCTGGAGGATTAGACGGACTAAAATGA
- a CDS encoding DUF5960 family protein: MTRKELYENKLQMDYFSDSYIRFEEDFQKYSAMNVPLTFLIDDILRTMAMNQKNYFVLNKENAKDGREHRFYFRVVTEKECPKNRTYAYAGLKNSSQ, encoded by the coding sequence ATGACTAGAAAAGAGCTGTATGAAAACAAACTACAGATGGATTATTTTTCAGATAGTTATATCCGCTTTGAAGAGGATTTCCAAAAATACTCTGCCATGAATGTTCCCTTGACTTTTTTGATCGATGATATCCTACGAACCATGGCAATGAATCAGAAAAACTACTTTGTCTTAAACAAGGAAAACGCCAAGGATGGGCGGGAGCATCGCTTTTATTTTAGGGTGGTGACAGAAAAAGAGTGCCCTAAAAATCGAACCTATGCATACGCTGGACTCAAAAATAGTAGTCAGTAG
- a CDS encoding alpha-L-fucosidase — MNRYLFEKGQTFSIRKLTVGVASVIVGLAFFASGTVRADETSPATTSNLDQQMKQVADIEETKAEPVKKEGRVEAEKQETPVADTNSADLLPEDIQDRAYPDTPVKELDTTTIVDQKASPKVETKSILKDKEEAPKETENGNRAIINGGQDLKHINYEGQPATAATMVYSTYNAGEQRYLVSGSGIFVAPNLILTVAHNFLEANKETGEGHIRGGKSAQFYYNVGSNSEKKNSLPSSGTTVLFREKDIHFWNKKEFGKGYKNDLALVEAPIPLPIASPNKAATFAPLAEHKTHQPGEAISTIGYPTDSSSKELKQPILAGQLYKADGTIRSVESYDDKGTTGITYKTTSVSGLSGGGIVDSQGKVLGVHQHGTVDNGVDEKDRFGGGLVLSPEQLKWVKDMIAKYGVKGWYQGDNGNRYYFTDEGRMLRNEKAVIGSNEYSFNQDGIATLTKGVEYGRVVIQHEDEEGNPVKDNDTFIEQTAVDSPFDYNFKKEIEKTDFYQKNKDKYEIVSIDGVAVNKQLKDAWAEDHNVVSKAPAGTRVIKVVYKVNKGSFKVYYRQKGTTTELAEATVDNNEGQEYEVSFVNTFHAKDITGYRPVKASLEARIQQKGVNEVVFEYEPVADTANPTTPTPPVAHPEDKETEIGNHGPLPSKAQLDYHKEELAAFIHYGMNTYTNSEWGNGKEDPRYFNPTNLDTDQWIRTLKETGFKRTIMVVKHHDGFVAYPSKYTNHTVAASPWKDGKGDLLEEVSKSASKYDMNMGVYLSPWDANHPKYHVATEKEYNQYYLNQLKEILGNPKYGNKGKFIEVWMDGARGSGAQKVTYTFDEWFKYIKEAEGDIAIFSAQPTSVRWIGNERGIAGDPVWHKVKRANITDNVKNEYLNHGDPDGDMYSVGEADVSIRSGWFYHDNQQPKSLKELMDIYFKSVGRGTPLLLNIPPNKEGKFADADVARLKEFKATLDQMYATDFAKGATVTASSTRQNHLYKESHLTDGKDDTSWALSNDATTGSFTVDLGQKRRFDVVELKEDIAKGQRISGFKIEVEINGRWVTYGEGSTVGYRRLVQGKPVEAQKIRVTITGAQATPILTNFSVYKTPSSIEKTDGYPLGLEYHSNTTADTAGTTWYNESEGVRGTSMWTNQKDAKVSYTFTGTKAYVVSTVDPGHGEMSVYVDGQKVADVQTKNASRKRSQKVFETGDLAPGQHTITLVNKTGEPIATEGIYTLNNDSKGMFELESTNYEVEKGKPVTVKIKRVGGSKGTATVRFITEPGTGVHGKVYQDTTQDVTFKDGETEKTVTIPTIDFTEQADSVFDFKAKLTSVTDGALLGFATDATIQVMKAELLIKDQTNYDDQASQLDYSPGWHHETNSADKYQKTESWASFGRLTDEQKKKTTITAYFYGTGLDIKGYVDPNHGIYKVFLDGKEVPYQDGMGNASTIDGKKYFSGRAAQRQGNQTLVSLKGLDENLHAVTLQLDPDRNDLSQNIGIQVDQFITRGEGSELYSKADIIQSISKWKDDLSNFDPAGLKNTATARQAFQANLEKLRNQLSADAVDVQDVMLTVSALQDILSKDENYQRGQEEPSPEQPEQPEEPSKPEQPAQPKQPEIEYDKAMDSLTKAIEKKVAELGSNKEAKKQLLTIADQAIAAIQEAKTQEAVNKALETALEQINKLEAAQPEKPAEPEKPVQPEKPTQPEKPAQPEQPAQPETPVQPEKPAQPEKPAQPEKPVQPEKPAQPEQPAQPETPAQPENPVQPEKPAEPEKPVQPEKPAQPETPAQPEKPAQPETPAQPEKPAQPEKPAQPETPAQPEKPAQPEKPTQPEKPAQPEKPITSSSPEEGVKDLVFTLPSLEIVNKVVPFKTIRRENPQLDKGKEQVLSEGKDGLLVEYVEVDGDNRKVLQTEATPAQDRVIEVGSKQSSVGTEAPPVVNLPEYVLPRETEKTAPVVTDNSSAKDEKAPVTATVKEDKERLLPATGEQEASAFLFLAAITSILSLLIFQKNFKD; from the coding sequence ATGAATCGATACCTTTTTGAAAAAGGGCAAACATTTAGCATTCGGAAGTTGACTGTAGGTGTGGCATCTGTTATCGTGGGACTGGCATTTTTTGCTTCTGGAACCGTGCGTGCAGACGAAACCTCTCCTGCCACAACATCCAATTTAGATCAGCAAATGAAACAAGTCGCAGATATAGAAGAGACCAAGGCTGAACCAGTCAAAAAAGAAGGTCGTGTAGAAGCTGAAAAACAAGAAACACCTGTTGCCGATACCAACAGTGCTGACTTGCTCCCTGAAGACATTCAGGACCGTGCCTATCCCGACACACCTGTCAAAGAACTCGATACGACTACTATCGTTGACCAGAAAGCTAGTCCAAAGGTAGAAACTAAGAGCATTCTAAAGGACAAGGAAGAAGCTCCAAAAGAAACTGAGAACGGAAACCGTGCCATCATTAACGGTGGACAAGACCTCAAACACATCAACTACGAGGGACAACCTGCTACTGCTGCTACTATGGTTTACAGCACTTATAATGCAGGGGAGCAACGCTACCTCGTTTCAGGATCTGGTATCTTTGTTGCACCTAATTTGATTCTTACCGTTGCTCATAACTTCCTAGAGGCCAATAAAGAAACTGGCGAAGGTCACATTCGTGGTGGAAAATCTGCCCAGTTCTACTATAACGTTGGTTCAAACAGCGAAAAGAAAAACTCACTGCCATCTTCTGGAACTACGGTTTTATTCAGAGAAAAAGACATCCATTTCTGGAACAAGAAAGAGTTTGGAAAAGGCTATAAGAATGACCTTGCTCTTGTAGAAGCTCCTATTCCTCTTCCGATTGCTAGTCCAAACAAAGCAGCAACCTTTGCGCCTTTAGCGGAGCACAAGACGCATCAGCCGGGAGAAGCCATCAGTACGATTGGCTACCCAACTGACTCGAGCTCCAAAGAACTGAAACAACCTATCCTAGCTGGTCAGCTTTACAAGGCAGATGGGACCATCCGATCTGTTGAGTCCTATGATGATAAGGGAACGACTGGTATCACCTACAAAACCACTTCTGTATCTGGTTTGTCTGGTGGCGGGATTGTCGATAGCCAAGGAAAAGTTCTGGGGGTTCACCAACATGGAACCGTTGACAATGGTGTGGATGAAAAGGATCGCTTTGGTGGCGGACTCGTCCTTTCACCTGAACAACTGAAATGGGTGAAGGACATGATTGCCAAGTATGGTGTGAAAGGCTGGTACCAAGGTGATAACGGAAATCGTTACTACTTTACCGATGAAGGACGTATGCTTCGGAATGAGAAAGCTGTGATCGGAAGCAACGAATATTCCTTCAACCAAGATGGGATCGCTACCTTGACTAAGGGAGTTGAATACGGTCGTGTGGTTATCCAACACGAAGACGAAGAAGGAAATCCTGTCAAAGATAATGACACCTTTATCGAACAGACAGCTGTTGATTCGCCATTTGACTATAATTTCAAAAAAGAAATCGAGAAAACGGACTTCTACCAGAAGAATAAAGACAAATACGAAATTGTATCCATTGATGGCGTAGCAGTCAATAAACAACTAAAGGATGCTTGGGCTGAAGATCACAATGTTGTCAGCAAAGCGCCTGCCGGTACACGTGTCATCAAGGTAGTCTATAAAGTCAACAAAGGCTCCTTCAAAGTTTACTACCGTCAAAAAGGAACCACTACTGAACTAGCTGAGGCGACAGTTGATAACAATGAAGGCCAAGAGTATGAGGTTTCCTTTGTCAACACCTTCCATGCAAAAGACATTACTGGTTACCGTCCAGTAAAAGCTAGCTTGGAAGCAAGGATCCAGCAAAAAGGGGTGAATGAGGTCGTCTTTGAATACGAGCCAGTCGCTGATACAGCTAATCCAACGACACCGACTCCACCAGTGGCTCATCCAGAAGATAAAGAAACCGAGATTGGCAATCATGGACCTCTTCCAAGCAAGGCTCAACTCGATTACCACAAGGAAGAATTGGCAGCCTTCATCCACTACGGAATGAACACTTATACCAATTCTGAATGGGGAAATGGGAAAGAAGACCCCCGATACTTCAATCCAACCAACTTGGATACTGACCAGTGGATTCGCACTCTGAAGGAAACGGGCTTCAAACGAACCATTATGGTTGTTAAACACCACGACGGATTCGTTGCTTATCCATCTAAGTATACGAATCATACCGTAGCTGCTAGCCCATGGAAAGATGGAAAGGGTGACCTTCTCGAAGAAGTTTCCAAGTCTGCTAGCAAGTATGACATGAATATGGGTGTTTACTTGTCACCATGGGATGCTAATCATCCAAAATACCATGTCGCAACCGAAAAAGAATACAACCAATACTATCTCAACCAGCTGAAAGAAATCCTTGGAAATCCAAAATACGGAAATAAAGGGAAATTCATCGAAGTTTGGATGGACGGTGCGCGTGGTAGCGGTGCCCAAAAAGTAACCTACACCTTTGATGAATGGTTCAAATACATCAAAGAAGCTGAAGGAGATATCGCCATCTTCTCTGCTCAACCGACAAGCGTTCGCTGGATCGGAAATGAACGTGGTATCGCAGGGGACCCTGTCTGGCATAAAGTCAAACGTGCCAACATCACAGACAATGTGAAAAACGAATACCTCAACCATGGTGACCCAGATGGTGATATGTACTCTGTAGGGGAAGCGGACGTTTCGATCCGTTCTGGTTGGTTCTATCATGACAATCAACAGCCGAAATCACTCAAAGAGTTGATGGATATCTACTTCAAGTCTGTTGGTCGTGGAACCCCACTCCTTCTCAATATTCCACCAAACAAAGAAGGAAAATTTGCAGATGCGGATGTGGCTCGCTTGAAAGAATTCAAGGCAACTCTAGACCAAATGTATGCGACTGACTTTGCCAAAGGTGCCACTGTAACAGCAAGTTCGACTCGTCAAAACCACCTCTACAAGGAAAGCCACCTCACAGACGGTAAAGATGACACCAGCTGGGCGCTCTCAAATGATGCCACAACCGGTAGCTTTACAGTCGATTTGGGGCAAAAGAGACGCTTTGACGTCGTTGAACTCAAGGAAGACATCGCCAAAGGTCAACGTATCTCAGGTTTCAAGATTGAAGTTGAAATCAACGGACGTTGGGTGACTTACGGCGAAGGTTCGACCGTTGGTTACCGTCGCTTGGTTCAAGGCAAGCCTGTAGAAGCACAAAAAATCCGTGTAACCATCACCGGTGCTCAAGCAACCCCAATCTTAACCAACTTCTCAGTCTACAAGACACCAAGCAGCATTGAAAAGACAGATGGCTATCCTCTTGGACTGGAATACCACTCAAACACAACTGCGGATACAGCCGGAACAACTTGGTACAATGAATCTGAAGGTGTTCGTGGCACTTCTATGTGGACCAATCAAAAAGATGCCAAAGTAAGCTATACCTTCACAGGAACCAAGGCCTATGTTGTCTCTACAGTCGACCCAGGTCATGGAGAAATGTCTGTCTACGTTGATGGTCAAAAGGTTGCCGATGTCCAAACTAAGAATGCTAGTCGTAAACGCAGCCAAAAAGTCTTTGAGACAGGCGATTTAGCACCAGGCCAACACACTATTACCCTTGTAAACAAAACAGGCGAACCAATTGCTACAGAAGGAATCTACACCCTAAACAATGATAGTAAAGGGATGTTTGAACTCGAGTCTACCAACTACGAAGTCGAAAAAGGAAAACCAGTCACTGTTAAGATTAAACGCGTTGGTGGAAGTAAGGGGACTGCTACTGTTCGCTTTATCACAGAACCTGGAACTGGGGTTCACGGTAAAGTTTACCAAGATACAACTCAAGATGTGACCTTTAAAGATGGAGAAACAGAAAAGACTGTTACCATCCCAACGATTGACTTTACAGAACAAGCCGACTCTGTCTTTGACTTCAAAGCCAAGCTCACTTCTGTCACTGATGGTGCCCTGCTCGGTTTTGCTACCGATGCGACCATCCAAGTGATGAAAGCTGAATTGCTAATCAAGGACCAAACAAACTATGATGATCAAGCTAGTCAGTTGGATTACAGTCCTGGATGGCACCATGAAACCAATTCGGCAGACAAGTACCAAAAAACGGAGTCTTGGGCTTCCTTTGGCCGCTTAACTGACGAGCAAAAGAAAAAGACAACTATCACAGCCTACTTCTACGGTACTGGACTTGATATCAAGGGCTATGTTGATCCAAATCATGGTATCTACAAGGTATTCCTCGACGGCAAAGAAGTTCCTTACCAAGATGGCATGGGAAATGCTTCGACTATTGATGGTAAGAAATACTTTAGCGGTCGTGCAGCCCAACGCCAAGGCAATCAAACTCTGGTTAGCCTAAAAGGTCTGGACGAAAACTTGCACGCAGTCACCCTTCAACTAGATCCTGATCGAAACGATTTGTCTCAAAATATCGGTATTCAGGTAGATCAATTCATCACTCGTGGCGAAGGTAGCGAACTCTACAGCAAGGCAGATATCATCCAGTCTATCTCTAAATGGAAAGACGATCTGTCCAACTTTGATCCAGCAGGCTTGAAAAATACGGCTACTGCACGCCAAGCTTTCCAAGCAAATCTAGAAAAATTGAGAAACCAACTCAGTGCTGATGCAGTGGATGTTCAGGATGTCATGTTGACAGTCAGTGCCCTACAAGATATCCTATCCAAGGATGAGAACTATCAAAGAGGCCAAGAGGAACCTAGTCCAGAGCAACCGGAACAGCCTGAAGAGCCTTCTAAACCTGAGCAACCTGCTCAACCAAAACAACCGGAAATTGAGTATGATAAGGCTATGGACAGCTTGACAAAAGCTATCGAGAAAAAAGTCGCTGAGCTTGGATCCAACAAGGAAGCTAAGAAGCAATTGCTAACAATTGCTGACCAAGCCATTGCTGCAATCCAAGAAGCTAAGACTCAGGAGGCAGTCAATAAAGCGCTAGAAACTGCTCTCGAACAAATCAACAAGCTCGAAGCAGCTCAGCCTGAGAAACCTGCTGAACCTGAAAAACCAGTTCAACCTGAAAAACCTACTCAACCGGAAAAACCGGCGCAACCTGAACAACCGGCGCAACCGGAAACTCCAGTTCAACCGGAAAAACCGGCTCAACCTGAAAAACCCGCTCAACCTGAAAAGCCAGTTCAACCGGAAAAACCGGCTCAACCTGAACAACCGGCGCAACCGGAAACTCCAGCGCAACCTGAGAATCCAGTTCAACCGGAAAAACCTGCTGAGCCTGAAAAACCAGTTCAGCCTGAGAAACCTGCTCAACCGGAAACTCCAGCGCAACCGGAAAAACCGGCTCAACCGGAAACTCCAGCGCAACCGGAAAAACCTGCTCAACCTGAGAAACCGGCGCAACCGGAAACGCCAGCTCAGCCTGAAAAGCCAGCTCAGCCTGAAAAGCCGACTCAACCTGAGAAACCGGCGCAACCTGAGAAACCAATTACTTCTTCAAGTCCTGAGGAAGGGGTTAAAGACCTTGTCTTTACACTTCCAAGCTTAGAAATCGTCAATAAGGTCGTACCGTTTAAGACGATTCGTCGCGAAAACCCACAATTAGACAAAGGAAAAGAGCAAGTTCTATCAGAAGGGAAAGACGGTCTCTTAGTCGAGTATGTTGAAGTGGATGGTGACAATCGCAAGGTTCTCCAAACAGAAGCAACTCCAGCTCAAGATCGAGTGATTGAGGTAGGTAGCAAACAAAGCTCTGTTGGAACAGAAGCGCCACCAGTTGTGAATCTTCCTGAGTATGTTCTACCAAGAGAGACTGAAAAAACTGCTCCAGTCGTAACAGATAATTCATCAGCAAAAGATGAAAAAGCTCCTGTTACAGCTACAGTCAAAGAAGACAAGGAAAGACTACTCCCTGCAACTGGGGAACAAGAAGCAAGTGCCTTCCTCTTCTTGGCAGCCATTACTTCTATCTTGTCTCTCCTCATTTTCCAAAAGAATTTCAAAGACTAA
- a CDS encoding glutathione peroxidase has translation MTSIYDFSVLNQNNQATPLESYRGKVLLIVNTATGCGLTPQYQGLQELYERYQDQGFEILDFPCNQFMGQAPGSAEEINSFCSLHYQTTFPRFAKIKVNGKEADPLYVWLKDQKSGPLGKRIEWNFAKFLIGRDGQVLERFSAKTDPQTIQESLQKIL, from the coding sequence ATGACCAGTATATATGATTTTTCCGTTTTAAACCAAAACAACCAAGCAACTCCCCTGGAGAGCTATCGTGGTAAAGTTCTCTTGATTGTCAACACTGCTACTGGATGTGGTTTAACGCCCCAGTACCAGGGACTTCAAGAACTCTATGAACGCTATCAAGATCAGGGCTTTGAAATCTTAGATTTCCCTTGCAATCAGTTCATGGGACAAGCACCTGGCAGCGCAGAGGAAATCAATAGTTTCTGTAGCCTACACTATCAGACCACTTTCCCTCGCTTTGCCAAGATTAAGGTCAACGGAAAGGAGGCAGATCCTCTTTATGTTTGGCTAAAAGACCAGAAATCTGGCCCACTAGGAAAACGAATCGAATGGAATTTTGCTAAGTTTCTCATTGGCCGAGATGGGCAAGTCCTTGAGCGCTTCTCTGCCAAAACAGACCCCCAAACCATCCAAGAGTCTCTCCAAAAAATACTCTAA
- a CDS encoding TIGR04197 family type VII secretion effector yields the protein MSTVKSDLNLAQTYATQLKNACQSLIAIATASQDDLTTLQGNIKAHQCLAKDQNLASQITTAVTLTSERLHSVASDFEALDEAGANGFRSHT from the coding sequence ATGTCAACAGTAAAAAGTGATCTAAATCTTGCGCAAACATATGCGACTCAGTTGAAAAATGCTTGTCAATCGTTAATAGCGATCGCTACGGCTAGTCAGGATGACTTAACGACCCTTCAAGGGAATATCAAGGCTCATCAATGTCTGGCAAAGGATCAAAATCTTGCTAGTCAGATTACAACTGCTGTCACCCTGACTTCAGAACGACTGCACTCTGTAGCGAGCGATTTTGAGGCGCTAGATGAAGCGGGTGCCAATGGTTTTAGGAGTCATACATGA
- a CDS encoding DUF3958 family protein — translation MSELDELKKRERELLYQLEDNGKENYRTKELIETFEGYDRASHRYQSDLWEAAYQSRYAGQLEETLLQRNQLKNQILENLSYRMDDLKKEKFRLEGDLDEVYYERRKELEREEEKRHGH, via the coding sequence ATGAGCGAGTTAGATGAGTTGAAGAAAAGAGAGCGAGAACTCTTGTACCAGCTAGAAGACAATGGAAAAGAGAACTATCGTACCAAAGAACTGATAGAAACCTTTGAAGGATATGATAGAGCCAGCCACCGTTATCAAAGTGATTTGTGGGAGGCGGCCTATCAGAGCCGATACGCAGGACAGTTGGAAGAAACGCTCCTGCAAAGAAACCAACTTAAAAACCAAATCCTTGAGAACCTCAGCTACCGCATGGATGATTTGAAAAAAGAAAAGTTCCGGTTAGAGGGAGACTTGGATGAGGTCTACTATGAAAGACGCAAAGAACTAGAAAGAGAGGAGGAGAAACGACATGGGCATTGA
- a CDS encoding T7SS effector LXG polymorphic toxin produces the protein MGIDMYLEQSQLQSSSVATMCQSQVEAYQDLQSAIQKFSEDTESLKGDAYNSARSFFASVLLPLSKGGQLYAETFSQTIKKLPEDYQTMVDSKSWREDDLLDKIRQEEQMIAYLDEVNQSLSSLTMDSEEKGRLRRSNVELMRGHHANKRVYETILRDLRAYDSYSGGLFDELDSIDVQLSRGLDQIETSWDAKQGVFKVPSDLTWANYLTAYADTKDLKLSRQEKAFVQTMMAEYGFDAETAQQLLTIKQGIDKKFPTSSQEFRDYIFLRVVGAANYDDFKWNETAGGLWQYFYYEFVSDPNTGQKLRTLKPVLEIFQELGLKEEKAKELYYNLRLQHEMAGGESDNIEKIKDDDQKNGTNHYDSYKSTYEGIYGDKGNFDQFWDSKLKSYSNNGAGHADFTHQSITMATHLNPNQAQLSDVYGGRERVKDLSGWEGDTTFNANDMKPSIGEDDYKADLDSVNLIGRMQNGQSYDQVISSYYADLQKDSSQREREFLKNKDWDTVRDTIYDSLRPTDIKLDGEDALKAYIERKYPGVFKFLNRLEAVAD, from the coding sequence ATGGGCATTGATATGTACTTAGAACAATCACAACTACAAAGTTCGAGTGTAGCGACCATGTGCCAATCTCAGGTGGAGGCTTATCAAGACTTGCAATCAGCCATCCAAAAGTTTTCAGAGGATACAGAGAGTCTAAAGGGCGATGCTTATAATTCGGCTAGAAGTTTTTTTGCAAGTGTCTTATTGCCCTTGAGCAAAGGGGGACAGCTCTATGCAGAAACCTTCTCTCAAACCATCAAGAAATTACCAGAAGACTACCAAACGATGGTCGACAGCAAGAGTTGGCGTGAGGATGATCTGCTTGATAAGATCCGTCAGGAAGAGCAAATGATTGCTTATCTAGATGAAGTCAACCAATCCCTTTCTTCCTTGACCATGGATAGCGAAGAAAAAGGGAGATTGAGACGCAGTAATGTGGAACTCATGCGAGGACACCACGCGAATAAACGCGTCTATGAAACGATTTTGAGAGACCTGCGAGCCTATGATAGCTATTCAGGAGGACTGTTCGATGAACTAGACAGTATCGATGTGCAACTGAGTCGCGGACTGGACCAAATCGAAACGAGCTGGGATGCAAAGCAAGGCGTCTTTAAAGTCCCATCTGACCTGACTTGGGCCAACTACCTGACTGCCTATGCTGATACAAAGGACTTGAAGCTCAGCCGTCAAGAGAAGGCCTTTGTCCAAACCATGATGGCAGAATACGGCTTTGACGCAGAGACAGCCCAACAGCTTTTGACCATCAAGCAAGGGATAGACAAGAAGTTCCCAACCTCAAGTCAAGAGTTCCGTGACTATATCTTTTTGCGAGTCGTCGGTGCGGCCAACTATGATGACTTTAAGTGGAACGAAACGGCAGGTGGATTGTGGCAATATTTTTATTACGAATTTGTGAGTGATCCGAATACAGGCCAAAAATTGAGAACTTTGAAACCAGTTCTTGAAATCTTTCAAGAACTGGGGTTGAAAGAAGAAAAGGCCAAAGAACTGTATTATAATCTTAGACTGCAACACGAGATGGCGGGTGGGGAATCTGATAACATAGAAAAAATTAAGGATGATGATCAAAAAAATGGAACTAACCATTATGATTCCTATAAAAGTACTTATGAAGGGATTTATGGTGATAAGGGTAACTTTGACCAATTTTGGGACAGCAAACTAAAGTCATACTCTAACAATGGAGCGGGCCATGCAGACTTTACCCACCAGTCCATTACTATGGCGACTCATCTTAATCCTAACCAAGCTCAGTTATCCGATGTCTATGGCGGTAGAGAGCGTGTCAAGGACCTTTCTGGCTGGGAGGGAGATACGACCTTTAATGCAAACGATATGAAGCCAAGTATCGGAGAGGATGACTACAAGGCGGATTTGGACTCGGTCAACCTTATCGGCCGTATGCAAAATGGGCAATCCTATGACCAAGTAATCTCTTCTTACTATGCTGACCTTCAAAAAGACTCCTCTCAGAGAGAAAGAGAATTCCTAAAAAATAAGGATTGGGATACAGTCAGAGATACTATTTATGATAGTTTGCGACCAACGGATATTAAGTTAGATGGAGAGGATGCTCTTAAAGCATATATTGAAAGAAAATATCCAGGAGTGTTCAAGTTTTTAAACCGCTTGGAAGCCGTGGCGGACTAG